The DNA segment ATCATTTTAAGTTGTTAAAAATCAACAATATATTGCGTGATTGGCTTGAAAAATTGCCAATTGTCAAAATGATTTAATTCAATCTTGTGAATGCCTTTGTTTACAGCCGCCGAACCTTCAATTTTACCAAAAACATAGAAAGGAAAATATATCTTTGCCTTTGAATAAAATCGAATATGGCCAAAAGTAAATTCAAGAAAGAACATTATCTCCAGTGGTATGAAAGCATGTTGCTGATGCGCAAATTTGAAGAGCGCGCCGGACAACTTTATGGAATGCAAAAAATAAAAGGATTTTGTCACTTATATATAGGACAGGAAGCTGTCGTTGCCGGTGCAATGTCGGTTCTGAAACCGGAAGATAATATGATCACTGCTTACAGAGATCATGCACATGCTTTGGCTAAAGGAGTTTCTGCACGCGCAGTGATGGCCGAACTTTATGGTAAAGCAACCGGTTGTTCTAAAGGCAAAGGCGGATCAATGCATATGTTTGATGCGAAAGCGAAGTTTTTCGGAGGACATGGTATTGTCGGCGGACAAATTCCTCTGGGTGCCGGAATTGCATTTGCTGATAAGTTCAACGGCAATAAAAATGTGACTGTATGTTACATGGGCGATGGCGCTGTTCGTCAAGGTGCCTTTTCATGAAGCATTCAACATGGCAATGACATGGAAACTTCCGGTGATCTTTGTGATTGAAAATAACAATTATGCTATGGGTACTTCTGTTGGACGTTCCAGCAATGTAACTGAGCTTTATAAATTAGGATTGGCATACGACATCCCTTCTGAACCGGTTGATGGAATGGAAGTGGAAGCTGTTCATGATGCCATGGAAAAAGCTGTTGAACGTGCACGTAAAGGTGATGGTCCAACATTGTTAGAGATGAATACGTATCGTTACAAAGGGCATTCAATGAGTGATCCTGCAAAGTATCGTACGAAAGAAGAAGTAGAATCATACAAAGCAAAAGATCCGGTTGAAATTGTTTTAAAAACAATTCAGGATAATAAATATGCAACATCAGCAGAGATTGAGATCATCAATAACAAAGTTCGTGATGAAGTAGAAGATTGCGTAAAATTCTCCGAAGAATCTCCATACCCGGATCCATCTGAATTATACATTGATGTGTATGTGCAGAAGGATTATCCGTATATTATGGATTAATTGAAATTGTTAAAGGTTTCAGGTTTGCAGGTTTCAGGTTGGTTTTAAACATAGAACCTGGAACCTGAAAACCTGCAACCTTCAACAAATTGTTAATAGAACGTAGTAAAATTCTTGAATTAAATTTAAAAGTAATTTCTAACTAATATAAAGATGGCCGAAATAGTCCGCATGCCGAAAATGAGTGATACTATGACTGAAGGAGTTGTAGCGAAGTGGCATAAAAATGTTGGTGATCCTGTGAAATCAGGGGAGTTGGTTGCTGAGATCGAAACCGATAAGGCAACGATGGAATTCGAATCATATCAGGAAGGTGTTTTGTTGTATCGTGGAGTCGAAGAAGGAAAGGCTGCACCGGTAGACGGTATCCTGGCTATTTTAGGAAAAGCCGGTGAAGATTATAAGGACTTGCTCGCAACTGAAACTTCAAAGAGCGCAGCACCTGCTGAAGAGGCAACACCGAAAACGGAAGCGCCTGCAAAGTCAGAAGAAAAAGCAGCGCCGAAAGCAGAAGCGAAAACTGCTCCGGCACCCGCTGCAAAACAAGAAGCAGCTCCTGTTGCTAAATCTACACCAGCTCCTGCACCTAAACCAGCGGCAACGGTTAATGGAAGTACTGACGATAGAATGAAAGCCTCACCACTTGCTCGTCGACTAGCAAATGAAAAAGGTGTTGATCTTTCTAAAGTAATGGGCTCAGGAGATTCAGGTCGTATCGTGAAACGCGATATCGATTGGTTCAAACCCGGAATGGCTGTTCAAAGCGCAAATGCTTTTTCAAATGCTGTGACAGAAGAAAGTTTCGATGAAGTTGCAGTTTCACAAATGCGTAAGACGATTGCAAAACGTCTGGCAGAAAGTAAATTTACCGCGCCGCATTTTTATCTGACGATAGAGATTGACATGGATAATACTATATCTGCAAGAGAAAGCATCAATGCTGTAACCGGATCAAAAGTTTCCTTCAATGATTTCGTTGTGAAAGCTGCAGCAGCGGCATTAAGTCAGCATCCGAAAGTAAATTCTTCGTGGCTGGGCGATAAGATCCGTGTCAATCATCATGTTCATATTGGTGTAGCCGTAGCTGTAGAAGAAGGCTTGCTTGTACCTGTCGTTCGTTTTGCTGATTCAAAAACGCTCCGCGAAATCAATGCAGAAGTAAAAACGCTTGCACAAAAAGCAAAAGATAAAAAACTCCAGCCGGCCGAGTGGGAGGGAAATACATTTACAATTTCTAATCTGGGAATGTTTGGTATAGATGAATTCACAGCCATCATTAATCCACCCGATGCCTGCATTCTTGCCGTCGGCGGAATTCAGCAAAAGCCGGTTGTTAAAAACAATCAGATCGTTGTCGGAAATGTTATGAAAGTAACCTTGAGTTGCGATCACCGAGTAGTCGATGGAGCAACAGGTTCAGAATTCCTGCGTACTTTCAAAGGCTTGCTGGAAAATCCGGTTGTGCTTTTGGGTCAGGCTTCGATTTAGATTTAAAAAATTTAAAGTATCAAAAGGGTTTAAGGTGTGTGCTACATCTTAAACCCTTTTTTTATGAATATTTCACAAGGGCCAACTTATTCACCTTTCTTCTCCTTTTCCAGCTTCACAATATCTCCTTTTGTAAAAAGAATCGCCTTTAATACCTTCCGCCATTCAGGCTTTTTGCGGAGGAGAAATTCCAGATCCATTCCGAAATGTTTGAATTCTTCCTGTTGTGCATTTTGCATAATGGCTTTTGCCTCCTTGTCTTTCTCTACGGAAATACGTTGTTCGTACCAGTCAATTGCTTCGGCTTCTTCTATCAGTGATAGCATCATTCTCGCAAAAGTTCTTGTCTGTTGTGAAAGTTCGTTGGGTGGTTCGTGGTATTGGTCGAAGGACATGTTTTTTGGTTTTTAATTTGTGAGAGTTGTGGATATTTATCGTTGTTCGAGATTTGTAAATGAAATCGATTCTTATAAAATACTTTTTGTATTTAACGGTAACTGTACAATATTTTGAAATTAAATGTACAAAAAAAAAGGGCCACCTTTTGGTAGCCCTTTTTTTTTCGCGATTCGAATTACGAAATTCGAATTACGAACATCTAGTGAACAATCACCTTACTAGTAGAAGTCTGCCCACCTGAAGTAATATTCAGGAAGTAGATTCCTTTTGCATAAGTCGTTACATCATAAGTACGTACTGCATCTGATGCATTATTCACTTTGTCTGTCATCAGGATCTGGCCTTGAATGTCAGTCAATGTAATAATTGCATTTACAGTTTTTCCTAAATTGATATTCAGTTTCGAAGCTGTCGGATTCGGATAGATCATCATTCCGCTTGCGATCTGATTGTCTGTTAAACCAACGATGATCGTTACTTCAACTGTATCTGAATTGATACAACCGTTTCCATCAATTACAGCAACAATGATCGTTCCTGTAGAATCAACTTCTATCGTTTGAGTTGTTTCACTTGTATTCCATAAGTACTGAACGAATCCTGCACCTGCATCAAGAATAAGTGAATCTGTTACTGTTGTATCGTTACCCAGATTAACATTAGGTAATGCATTGATAGTCGCAGTTACAGCAGCTCTCGGCTGAGTATTGCAGATGTTGCCATCCTGTGCATAGAAGATTGTAGTAGTAGAAAGGCTTGGAATAGAGTAGGTGTCGCCAATGAATAGTAAGTTGCCACCTGTTGGTGCATCGTACCATGCAATTGTGTTTGTTCCTGAAGCATTCAGAATTACACTTCCTTCGCCACAACGTGATGTTCCAACACCTGCAGGAGCAGCCGGAGCGATATTGATATCAACCGTACTTGTTGTTGTATCATTACCGGTATTCTGATCGCTTGCATATGATGTATATGCAGTAATTGTATATGTTCCACCTGTAACCGTGTTGATAGTTCCCATTGAAAGAACTATTGTATCACCCGGATTCATCGGACCTGCAATTGTATCAGTGAAATTAGCCGTTACAGTTCCTGTAATTGTAACATCAACAGGAATGTTTGAAGCAGCACTTGAACCAAGATTAGTTACAACAATTGAAACATCTGTTGTTGCGCTTGAGCAGTCCTGATCCAGTGGATTCACGATTGCAGTAACACCAGCATCAAATGGTAAAATCACTGCCAGACAAATTTCATCTGTAGCAGTACAACCAAACGAATTTGAAACTACTACAGAATAACATCCCGGAGTATTTACGTTAATTAATTGTGTTGTTGCACCATTTGACCAAAGGTAAGATGTAAATCCAATACCTGCATCAAAGTCAATGCTATCTCCATCTAAAATCGATGTGTCATTTCCTAATGTAATTACAGGAAGTGGATTGATAACAGCTTGTACAGAAGTACGAACTCCTTCACAGAATCCGTAAGCAGCAACATAAAATAATGTTGATGCATTTAATGTATCAGTAGTGTAAGATGCACCTGAAGCAAGATAAGTTCCGCCAACCGGAGCATCGAACCAGATCAGTGAATCGGCAGATGTTGCTGTAAGTGTTACGGCACCCGGGCCACAACGTGATATGTCCACTGCTACCGGTCCTACAGGAGGTACGCCAACAGTATACGATGCCGTTAATGTGTCATTCGCATGTACATCATCGACCCCTAACGAAGTATAACTCATCACATTCAAAGTACCACCTGCAGTAAGATCAACTGTTGCTGCATAGGTAATTGTATCTGATTCGCCCGGAAGTATAGGTGTTGTAATTGTAAACGTTAATGTATCATCAGCAACTCCGCTGAAGATAGTTGTTACAGCAAAATTGTTTTCCTGAAGAGCACCTGTATTGGTTACTACTACAGTAACCGGAGTAAGCGAGTCACCGCAAACACTGTCTACCGGACTTAACAAAGCCTGAACACCAACGTTACGTTGTGCTGCAGAATATTCATCGGCACCGATATCAGGAGCATTTGCGCTACGAAGTTCGCCGTCGATATCATCATTCACGTTGGCAAGTTTTTTACCAAGATCTTCCATTGCAATTGAAGTTGCATGCAGATCAGTTGGAGTAACGAAATTCGGATTTACCTGAACGGAATTGGAATCTCTCTCTGATGCAGAGATCCAGTCGTTCAATGTTGGAGTTACAACACCATCAAATACACCAACATTTGAACCTGTAACAAAAAGATTGTTGTGATTAGAAATAGTGATTCCATTCACAGCAGAATCAGAAACAACATAAGCATAACCCCCACCTGTATTGTTCAGGATGTTGTTACGAACTGTTTTTCCTGTTCCGTTTCCTCTTGCAAACAAAGCCGAGTATGTTGGATTCGCACCACGCATCACAATTGTGTTGTGCACGATGTCCTGATAATCTCCATTATTTATTGATAGTCCTGCTGAATCAGTACATAAAATGAAATTGTTCGACACAACTCCATGAATTCCTGCTAATCCTGTACAGTCTACCATGTAGATACCTGTTCCCGGAATGCTTGTCATTTTGTTTTTGGTGATGTGATGATTTCTCTGACTACGATCAAGATAAATACCTGCGTAAGCAATGTTGTTTGATGTTGTAGTAAATTGATTTCTGTTGATATTTACAACACCAATGTTACTTGCCTGGATTCCTTTTGAATATTGATTTTCGAAAATGTTATCTGAAATAACATTGTCAAGCTCAAGCTGAATAGTGTTGATACCATTCATGTAAACACCGATTGAACCATTCAGTAAATGGTTGTTCATGATCATCAATGAACTGTCATTCGTCGGAGATGAAGATCCTGAATAGATCAAAGCAGCAAGTGAGTTGTTAGTCGGATTAGTTGAACCTGACAATCTGCAATTTGAAACAGTGATGTGAGAGGCATTATTCATCAACTCAAGAACACGACCATACGACAGAATTCCTGAACGAGCAAGCGTGATCTTGTTAAATGTAATGTAATCAGCTCCGTCTAAGCGGATCAGATAATTTGTTGGATTCAAAGAATCAACTGAAGGGTAGGTTAAAACAACAGATGTACTGTCACCATTTTCAGACTGAAAAGTGATTCTGTTTGTAGAATCAGCTCCGATGATCTCGTTGATCACACTTTGCATCGTATCTGTTCCGGCTCTCATATTGAAAACTACCGGTCCGCAAACACCATAAGTGCTTAAAGCTGCAACGGCATCGTTGAATTCCGCAAAATCAGGAGTCGTACCGCCAATCGTGTAAGATCCATTCATTTGCACAACAACTGTAACCGCTGTTGAGTCATTGGAAGAATCAGCATCAGCACCACCGTTTGGAGAAGCTGTGCGGACATCCAGTGTATTCGTTCCGAAACCGAAGGCATAATTGCCGATAGTCACAGTGTCTGTTTCACCGGTAAACAGAAGTCCATTGTAATTAAATGGAGCCTGAGCAATTCCGTTCACTGTCCAGTTGACAAGTGCGGAGGTAATTCCTGCGGCACCATAGTTTTGAATTACTGCAGTAACAGGTTGTGTTCCCTGACAGGTTAGATTCGAAGGACTGACGATTGCAGAAACACCGGCATCGGTCTGGGCATTGGCCACAGTTCCGATTCCAATTGTCAACACCATCATGCAAGTCCTAAAGATCTGCAGAAGAGTAAATTGTTTTCTCATTGTTTGATTAAGGTTTATTTTGGATTTATTTAGTTGCTATTTTAGACTGTTACTAAAATACGAACTCTATAAAAAAATGTTCCCTCATTTTCAAACATTCTTAACACACTTCATTGTTAAAAAGTTATTCAATTTCATAGAGAAAAATAATGACTAGCCACCTTTGTTTTCAGTAGGTTCAGAAGGTTTTTCAACCAATGTATAGTTGATTTTTATTTCAGGAACAACCGGTTCTTCATTAACAAATTCAACTTCTGTTTCATTGGTAGTTGTCGGATTCAGCAATTCATTTTCCTCATCTATTTCCCATTGAGCTTTTGGTTTGACCGGGCCATCTGATCTATAGTAATAAGCAGTGAAAAGTCCGGCTACTGATCCGAATAAATGACTCTCCCAGGAAACAATTTGATTGATCGGAAAAATGCCCCAAACAAGGCTTCCGTATAAAAAAGTAACCAATAATGAGATTGCTGTTAATCGCGTATCTCTTCTGAAAATCCCACTGAAAAATAAAAAGCAAACAAAGCCATAAATGAGTCCGCTTGCACCAATGTGCCATTCAGGACGGGCAAACATCCAGACCCAAAATCCTGTCATCAGCCATATCGCTGCCATCACGCGGTAAGCAAGTTCTTTATAAAAATAGATCATGCCCGTACCGACAATCAGTAGTGGAGCAGTATTCGACAAAATGTGATCAAGATCACCATGAATGAATGGAGAAGTTATTATCCCAATTAATCCTTCTGTTGTTCTGGGTAGTATCCCTAAATTGATCAACCTGACTCCGCTAAGATGCGCGCCAAATTCAATTAACCAGATCAGAACTGTAAACAACAATGGAAATGCTGCTGATCTGATCAATTCATTTTTGCCCTTATTTTTTTCCATAAACAATTCACCGCTTTTAATGAACAACTGATTTAACCTAATTCATTACTTTCGCCTTGATTATGAATTACGATTTCTTTCATACCAAGATCGAATTTCTAAAAGGAGTCGGACCGATGAAAGCCGAAATCCTCAGGAAAGAACTCGGCATTTTTACGCAAGGAGACTTGCTGCATCATTTTCCGTTTCGATATGTCGACCGTACCAAGTTCTATACCGTTAAGGAAGCGAATGCCAATTTGCCGTATATTCAAATCAAAGGTACAATAACAAGCCTCATTGTCAGAGGTGAAAAACGGAGGAAATATCTTGCAGGCCGCTTTGAAGACAAAACCGGTTTTCTGGAACTGCGTTGGTTTCAAGGGATAAAGTGGATCACTGCCAATCTGAAATTGAATACCGAATATGTGCTTTTTGGAAAACCAACAGAATTTAATGGAGCGATCAATATAGTTCATCCTGAACTTGAACTCAGTGCAGAAGCGCAACAAACCATTTCTTCCGTTATGCAACCGGTTTACAGCACTACTGAAAAATTGAAACTGAAAGGTCTGGATAGTAAAGGTCTGTTGCGTCTCCAGAAAAATTTACACAGCATTTTACCAAAAGAACTTTCGGAAACGTTGCCGCAACATGTTTTGAATGAATACAAATTTTTTAACCGGCATCAAACTTACTCTGCTATACACTTTCCTGAATCAGTAGCACATCAGGAGAAAGCAGAAACAAGGATCAAATTTGAGGAACTATTCTTTCTTCAGATGCGGTTGTTGCATATGAAACTTCTGCGAACGGAAAAAATTCGTGGAGTTCGTTTCGATAAAGTCGGAGATTATTTCAATGAATTTTTTCATAATCATCTTCCTTTCGAATTAACCAATGCTCAGAAAAAAGTGATCAAAGAGATCCGCACAGATTGCGGCTCGGGCAAACAAATGAATCGATTGCTTCAGGGTGATGTTGGTTCGGGAAAAACAATGGTTGCACTCATGTGTATGCTGATTGCCATCGGAAATGGATATCAGGCTTGCATTATGGCGCCGACGGAAATTCTGGCAAATCAACATGCTGAATCAATTGCAGCTTTTTTGAAAAATATGAATCTGAATATTGCTTTGCTCACAGGTTCGACGCGGACTGCTGCAAGAAGAAAGATCCATGAGCAACTTGAAAACGGTGAGATCAATATTTTAGTTGGTACACATGCTTTGATCGAAGATAAAGTAAAATTCAAAAATTTAGGTTTTGTGGTTATCGATGAACAGCATCGTTTCGGTGTTGAACAACGTTCACGATTGTGGAAAAAAAATGAGATCGTTCCGCATGTACTGGTCATGACTGCAACTCCAATTCCGCGAACTCTTGCGATGACACTTTACGGTGATCTCGATGTTTCCGTGATCGATGAATTACCTCCGGGAAGAAAACCGATCAGGACAATTCATAAATATGATACAAATCGATTGCAAGTCTGGGCGTTTTTGAAAAAAGAAATTGCAGCAGGCAGACAAGTCTATATCGTATATCCTTTGATCGATGAATCGGAAAAGATCGATCTGAATAATCTGATGGCGGGCTTCGAATCTATTTGCAGAGATTTCCCTGCTCCGCAATATCATGTCAGCATTGTTCATGGTAGAATGAAACCGAAGGACAAAGATTTTGAAATGCAACGATTCGTCAAAGGTGAAACACAGATCATGGTTGCAACTACTGTGATCGAAGTAGGAGTGAATGTACCGAATGCGTCTGTAATGATCATTGAAAACGCCGAACGATTTGGTCTTTCACAATTACATCAGTTGCGCGGAAGAGTTGGAAGAGGAGCAGAGCAATCGTATTGTATCTTAATGACGAGTTCTAAACTCGGAAAAGATTCACGCCTGCGAATTGCAACAATGTGTGAAACAAACGATGGTTTTAAAATTGCAGAAACAGATCTCAAACTCCGTGGTCCGGGCGATGCTGAAGGTACACGACAAAGCGGTTTACTTGATTTGAAGTTAGCTGATCTTTCTCGGGATGCGGCTTTGGTGCAGCGTACTCGCGATATTGCTATTGAAATGCTAAAGAGGGATCCGAATCTCACCTCACCGGAAAATTCAGGAACCAGATTGCACTTGCAGGAACAAATCAGGAAGTCAGGAGAATGGGGAAGAATCTCTTGATAACGAATAACGAATTATTCACTAATATTGCGGCTGATTAGGCTTAAATTATGAAAATTTCGTACAATTGGTTAAAAGAATTCGTGAAAACGGATTTGACTGTGGATCAGGCTGCTGTCATGCTTACAGCAGGGGGACTGGAAGTAGAAAACGTAGAATCTTTTGAATCTGTCAAAGGTGGGTTGAAAGGACTTTTTGTGGGTCAGGTTCTGACTTGCGCAAAACATCCGAATGCTGATAAATTAAGTCTGACAACTGTGAATGTCGGTGGTGAAACACCTTTGCAAATTGTTTGCGGTGCGCCGAATGTTGCGGCCGGACAAAAAGTAATTGTTGCAGTTGTTGGAACTACTGTTCATCCGGTTACAGGTGAACCTTTTGAAATAAAGAAATCTAAAATCCGTGGTGAAGTTTCTGAAGGAATGATCTGCGCAGAAGATGAGATCGGATTAGGAACTTCTCATGCAGGAATTCTAATTTTGCCGGAAGATTCTGTTATAGGAACAAAGGCAAGCGATTTTTTCAAACTGGAAAATGATTCAGTTATCGAAATAGGACTTACTCCTAATCGTGCTGATGCTGCTTCGCACCTTGGTGTTGCAAGAGATCTTTCTGCATTGATCAATACAGAAAAATCTATTCAGACGAAGAAAATTGAAAAGGACTCTAAAGTTGAAATGCCTTCAGTTGATAATTTCACTGCAGGAAATGAGCGCATGATAGAAGTTGTCGTTGAAGACAGTTCTGCTTGTCCGCGATATACTGCAATTACTATCACAAATATTTCTGTAAGTCAATCACCGGAATGGTTGAAAAATCGTTTGTTGTCAATTGGTGTAAATCCAATTAATAACGTTGTCGATATCACAAATTATATTTTGCATGAAACCGGACAACCGTTACATGCATTTGATGCAGATAAAATTTCCGGAAAAAAAGTTGTTGTCCGTCAGGCGAAAGAAGGAGAGAAGTTTGTTACACTTGATAAAGTTGAACGGACATTGCATGAAGGAAATCTGATGATCTGCAACTCTGAAAAACCAATGTGTATTGCAGGTGTATTCGGAGGAATTGATTCTGGAATTACTGAATCAACAAAAACAGTTTTTCTGGAAAGCGCATACTTCGATGCAGCAAGTATTCGTAAAACAAGCAAGCAACACGGATTAAAAACAGATGCAAGTTTTCGCTTTGAACGCGGAACTGATTCCGAGATCACAATGTATGCAATGAAGCGTGCAGCTTTACTTTTGCAGGAGGTTTGCGGAGGAAAAATTGCTTCGCCGGTTATTGATATCTATCCTGAAAAGAAACCGGAAGTCGATTTCAATATTAAATATTCTTACATCGATCAGTTTTCCGGTGAAGTGATCGACAGAAATGTGATCTCAACAATTTTACTTTCACTTGGAATCAAGATCGTTTCTTCCGATTCTGAAAGTCTGAATCTGCAGATCCCGGCATTTAAAGTGGATGTGCTTCGTCCGGTTGATGTGATAGAAGAGATTCTCCGCGTCTATGGTTATGATAGAATTCCACTTCCGAAAAAACAAAGCATTTCTCTTCCTGCAATAGTTGAATTTGACAGAGAACAAATTCAGAACAAGATCGCAGATTATTTAGCGGCGCAGGGATTCAATGAAATCCTGACGAACTCGCTGACGAAACAAGATTATAATTTTGCTCCCGGCTGGAGTGAAGAGAAGTCTGTAAAGATTTTGAATCCGCTAAGTCAGGATTTAGGTGTTTTACGTCAGGATCTGTTAATGACCGGATTAGAAATACTTGAATACAACAGAAACCGGAAACAAGCCGATCAGAAGATGTTTGAATTCGGAAAAATTTATTCAAAAACTGAAAGCGGATATTCTGAATCTTATTGTTTGTCAATATTAGCCTGCGGAAAAAAGCAGGAAGTTTCCTGGCAAGGACCTGCAACAAATTCTGATTTCTTTTTTGTGAAATCAATTTTAGTAAATGTACTGTCTCTATGCGGAATTAAAGCATCGGAACTTACTATAAAAGAATCAGAACATCCTGCATTAAATTATGGACTTACATATTTTGCAGGAACAAAAGTACTTGCAGAAATTGGTGCAGTGAAAAATTCTATTTTGAAAAAATATGATCTGGCAGATGTTTTTTCATGTTCAGTCAATTGGGATCTCGTCATAAAGAAAGCAAAAAAGAAACCTGTTCAATATCAGGAAGTGTCAAAATTCCCTGCTGTAAAAAGAGATCTTTCAATGATGCTTGATGTGGCAATTCCATTCTCCAAAATAGAAGAGATCGCTTACAAGTCGGAAAGAAAACTATTGAAAGAAGTTTCTTTATTCGATCTGTATCAAGGCGAAAAAATAGAAGCCGGAAAAAAATCATTGGCCGTTTCTTTCATATTACTCGATGATCAACAAACACTCACAGATAAACAGATCGATAAAACGATGGAAAAGTTGATGGGTGCGTTTGAGAGTGAAGCCGGGGCGGTGATTAGGAGGTCGTAGTTTTTCATACAATAACCTTAGTTTTTCATACTATAATGCGGTTAGGTCAGTGCATTTCTTTTAGTCTAGAATACATAGCCCATCATCAACCCACCAGTCA comes from the Bacteroidota bacterium genome and includes:
- a CDS encoding pyruvate dehydrogenase complex dihydrolipoamide acetyltransferase, producing the protein MAEIVRMPKMSDTMTEGVVAKWHKNVGDPVKSGELVAEIETDKATMEFESYQEGVLLYRGVEEGKAAPVDGILAILGKAGEDYKDLLATETSKSAAPAEEATPKTEAPAKSEEKAAPKAEAKTAPAPAAKQEAAPVAKSTPAPAPKPAATVNGSTDDRMKASPLARRLANEKGVDLSKVMGSGDSGRIVKRDIDWFKPGMAVQSANAFSNAVTEESFDEVAVSQMRKTIAKRLAESKFTAPHFYLTIEIDMDNTISARESINAVTGSKVSFNDFVVKAAAAALSQHPKVNSSWLGDKIRVNHHVHIGVAVAVEEGLLVPVVRFADSKTLREINAEVKTLAQKAKDKKLQPAEWEGNTFTISNLGMFGIDEFTAIINPPDACILAVGGIQQKPVVKNNQIVVGNVMKVTLSCDHRVVDGATGSEFLRTFKGLLENPVVLLGQASI
- a CDS encoding T9SS type A sorting domain-containing protein, which encodes MRKQFTLLQIFRTCMMVLTIGIGTVANAQTDAGVSAIVSPSNLTCQGTQPVTAVIQNYGAAGITSALVNWTVNGIAQAPFNYNGLLFTGETDTVTIGNYAFGFGTNTLDVRTASPNGGADADSSNDSTAVTVVVQMNGSYTIGGTTPDFAEFNDAVAALSTYGVCGPVVFNMRAGTDTMQSVINEIIGADSTNRITFQSENGDSTSVVLTYPSVDSLNPTNYLIRLDGADYITFNKITLARSGILSYGRVLELMNNASHITVSNCRLSGSTNPTNNSLAALIYSGSSSPTNDSSLMIMNNHLLNGSIGVYMNGINTIQLELDNVISDNIFENQYSKGIQASNIGVVNINRNQFTTTSNNIAYAGIYLDRSQRNHHITKNKMTSIPGTGIYMVDCTGLAGIHGVVSNNFILCTDSAGLSINNGDYQDIVHNTIVMRGANPTYSALFARGNGTGKTVRNNILNNTGGGYAYVVSDSAVNGITISNHNNLFVTGSNVGVFDGVVTPTLNDWISASERDSNSVQVNPNFVTPTDLHATSIAMEDLGKKLANVNDDIDGELRSANAPDIGADEYSAAQRNVGVQALLSPVDSVCGDSLTPVTVVVTNTGALQENNFAVTTIFSGVADDTLTFTITTPILPGESDTITYAATVDLTAGGTLNVMSYTSLGVDDVHANDTLTASYTVGVPPVGPVAVDISRCGPGAVTLTATSADSLIWFDAPVGGTYLASGASYTTDTLNASTLFYVAAYGFCEGVRTSVQAVINPLPVITLGNDTSILDGDSIDFDAGIGFTSYLWSNGATTQLINVNTPGCYSVVVSNSFGCTATDEICLAVILPFDAGVTAIVNPLDQDCSSATTDVSIVVTNLGSSAASNIPVDVTITGTVTANFTDTIAGPMNPGDTIVLSMGTINTVTGGTYTITAYTSYASDQNTGNDTTTSTVDINIAPAAPAGVGTSRCGEGSVILNASGTNTIAWYDAPTGGNLLFIGDTYSIPSLSTTTIFYAQDGNICNTQPRAAVTATINALPNVNLGNDTTVTDSLILDAGAGFVQYLWNTSETTQTIEVDSTGTIIVAVIDGNGCINSDTVEVTIIVGLTDNQIASGMMIYPNPTASKLNINLGKTVNAIITLTDIQGQILMTDKVNNASDAVRTYDVTTYAKGIYFLNITSGGQTSTSKVIVH
- a CDS encoding rhomboid family intramembrane serine protease, which translates into the protein MEKNKGKNELIRSAAFPLLFTVLIWLIEFGAHLSGVRLINLGILPRTTEGLIGIITSPFIHGDLDHILSNTAPLLIVGTGMIYFYKELAYRVMAAIWLMTGFWVWMFARPEWHIGASGLIYGFVCFLFFSGIFRRDTRLTAISLLVTFLYGSLVWGIFPINQIVSWESHLFGSVAGLFTAYYYRSDGPVKPKAQWEIDEENELLNPTTTNETEVEFVNEEPVVPEIKINYTLVEKPSEPTENKGG
- the recG gene encoding ATP-dependent DNA helicase RecG, which codes for MNYDFFHTKIEFLKGVGPMKAEILRKELGIFTQGDLLHHFPFRYVDRTKFYTVKEANANLPYIQIKGTITSLIVRGEKRRKYLAGRFEDKTGFLELRWFQGIKWITANLKLNTEYVLFGKPTEFNGAINIVHPELELSAEAQQTISSVMQPVYSTTEKLKLKGLDSKGLLRLQKNLHSILPKELSETLPQHVLNEYKFFNRHQTYSAIHFPESVAHQEKAETRIKFEELFFLQMRLLHMKLLRTEKIRGVRFDKVGDYFNEFFHNHLPFELTNAQKKVIKEIRTDCGSGKQMNRLLQGDVGSGKTMVALMCMLIAIGNGYQACIMAPTEILANQHAESIAAFLKNMNLNIALLTGSTRTAARRKIHEQLENGEINILVGTHALIEDKVKFKNLGFVVIDEQHRFGVEQRSRLWKKNEIVPHVLVMTATPIPRTLAMTLYGDLDVSVIDELPPGRKPIRTIHKYDTNRLQVWAFLKKEIAAGRQVYIVYPLIDESEKIDLNNLMAGFESICRDFPAPQYHVSIVHGRMKPKDKDFEMQRFVKGETQIMVATTVIEVGVNVPNASVMIIENAERFGLSQLHQLRGRVGRGAEQSYCILMTSSKLGKDSRLRIATMCETNDGFKIAETDLKLRGPGDAEGTRQSGLLDLKLADLSRDAALVQRTRDIAIEMLKRDPNLTSPENSGTRLHLQEQIRKSGEWGRIS